The following is a genomic window from Caproiciproducens sp. CPB-2.
CCTGTGTACAACCGTAACGGGAGCCAGTTCCAGCGCGCCGAGCAGCTCATCCGGAATTTGCTCGAACGACCGGTACCGGAAGCGGTATTTCCCGCGGTTCCGAAACAGACGGAGCGACTGTACGGGGGAGGAAACGGAATGTTCCTCCGAGGGATTGTTCACGTGAAACAGATACCCTTCCACGTTCGGATTGTCCAGAAGCGGAAGGATTCTTTCCACGTGCTCTTCGCGGATCTTTTCGCCCGGCTGCAGGAACAGGACCCATCTTCCGTTTGCGTGATCAAGGCAGAAATTTTTCGCTTCGCCGCAGCTGTCCCCCCATTTCATCTGATAAACCTTCGCGCCGAGCCTTTGGGCAAGCGCGGCCGTCCCGTCGCGGGAACCGATATCGACGACAATGGTTTCGTCGGCGACACCCTGAAGCTCTTCAAAGCACGCGGAAAGGAATTCCTCATCGTCTTTTGTAACCATGCACAGGCTCAGCCGTTTTCCTTCCTCCATGATCAGGACGCTCCTTTCCGCGTTTCCCGGAGCAGTTTATACGTCCGGGCCGCCGAATCGTACTCGCCGAGCTGATAGAAGGAATCCCCCATCTTTTCGATCGCCTCTTCATCATGAGGGCAAAGCGCAAGATACGCCCCATAGACGGCGGCGGCTTCCTTCCACCGGAACCGGGTGCCCAGCAGGGCTGCGTAATTATAAAGGATATCCTGATCGGACGGGTCCAGCTCATATGCCTTTTTCAAATACCTTCCGGCATTTTCCCAATCCTCCATCTGATAGAGCAGCACCCCGATCCCGTTGAGGAGCCGGGGATTTTCCGGCTCCTTCAGGAAAAGTCCGAGTTTCCGCTGCAGGTCATTCAGGCTGTTCATTTTCCGCCCCCTCCGTTTCGTTTTCCAGTTCATCCAGCACCCTGTTCAGTTCCTCCACAGCGTTTTCCAGATGGACCGAGACACTCTGGCAGACAACCTGCAGATGGCTGAAAAAATTATACTGCAGCTTGAAAACCTCTGTGATCTTCTCCGGCGTATCCGGCGGTCCCAGCCGGTTCATCAGATAATAATAGACAAAGAAAACCTGCTGCAGGAAGCAGCGGTACATAGCGTCCGAAAGAAAGAGCTGATACCGCTCCCAATTTTTCCGGTATGTCCGGTCAAGCAGCGCGCGGTATTTTTCGCTGTCTTCCCCTTCGTTCAGCCGGACCATCCTTTTGCAGTCCAGCCGGGCGCCGACCGCCTCCCCGACCAGATTCCTGTACAGGCCCGCATAGGTTTCCACCGCCGTGATAAACTGCGCAAGACGTTCCCGCCTTTCGGGAAGAGACAGCTTTTCCTTATTCTCCAAAATAAATTCATTCATACGGCAGGGAATGGGCTGCGTACAGTATTCCTGAATCACCTGACTCAGCTTTTCGCAGGCCGTTCCCTCTATTTTGGCCCCGCCCTCCGTGGCGTTGAGAAAACGGATTTCCGGATGGGCGGCGATCTTCATTTCCAGCCCTAATTTGAAATCCGACCACAGCCAGTTGGAGGGAAGCTTCCTGCCGTTGTTTCCTTCCACATAGACGACGGGCATCGCCTGTAAGATTTCCTTCGCTTTTTTCCCTTTTTCCTCATTGTAGGCCGCGCCCCTGCTGTGGGTGGCGCCCCCGGGGCCGTAGGCAAAATCCTGCCCCACAAACACGACGGGATTCGCGCCCAGATACGCGGCGAGCTCCAAAGCGAGGTGGGACACATTGGCGCCCGCTTCCAGCGCGCTTTCGTCCCCAAGGTGCCGGTTGAACCAGTCGTTTAAGGCCTCCCCTTTCCGGAACACGGGAATCCGGGGGCCGGGGAAGGAGGGAAAAACCCTTTGATCGACCAGCGCGAGGCAGATTAAGGCCATGTCCTTTGGGTAATCCCTGTTTTCAAAATGATAGGTATAGGTTTCCGGAGTGCGCTCAATGATGGTCAGGATATCCGGTTCAATGTGATTTTTCATCAGCGGAACGATGGCGGACTCCACCGAGATCACCAGCCCTTTCCCCCGGATTTTTTTCAGCTGTTTCATATTTTTATCCAGCGACGGACCGTTGGCGACAATGAACGCGGGAACATTTTTGTACCGGTCCTTCAGACAGCTTAAATACGGGTTGCGGAGCACTTCCCCGGCATTTCCCAGCAGGTTGCAGAACCCGATCAGATTGTCCATATGGTCGTTTCCCGTATAGAATGTAAACAGGGATAGCCTCGCATAGACATACCTGTGGATTTTCAGATACTGCTCCCTGAAATTCCGCCTTGCGGCAAGGGTAAAGGCAGGGGTGGGATAAGTACAGCTGTAAAAAACAATGCTGAGGAACAGCTGGTCGAAGGCCCTGGCGAAATGGCCGCTGTCACCGATGAAAATCATGATTTTGCGTGTCTCGATGATCGGCGTCAGGTCGAAATAATACAGCATCGCTTTAAAAAGGCACAGGTCTTCCTCGAACAGGATCACCAGCGTGTTGGGCCTTTTTTGCGCGAACACCTCAAACAGCGGATAGCCGAAGCCGCTGCCGTACAGAAAGATGCAACCCGTTTCACGCTCCCGGAGGGATGCGTACCACTGCTGTGCTTCCTCAGCGGGCCGCGCGCCCGTGATCCGGAAGCTTTTCTCCCCCTGATGATACCGGCAGACGGGGAGTCCCTCCCCGTTGTAGCGAACCTCTATTTTCCGCCACAGCTCCTCTTCCTCTATTTTCGCCAGGGAGTCCTGTATCCACGGAGCCAGGAGCCGCAGATTTTTTTCATACGTCTCCCTTGTTTTATCTTTTGGGGCTATCGTCATTTTCCGTCACACCCCCGATCCATTTCTCAGTCAGCGGATAAACCGCGAATTCCAGCGCGTCGGTCAGGGCGGTCACATCCTGCCCGTGCAGATACGCGGGCAGTTCTTTCAGGGCCGCCAGCAATTCCTCCAGTTCTATTTCGGGTTCTCCCACGCATTGTAAATAATCGAGGATGCTTTCCAGATCATCCAGGCTGTTCAGAAATTCGTCAAAGCCGGAGCGGTCCTCTCCCTTTCTGAAATGACCGACGGACGAACGCAGGGATTCCCGGAACCGGCCGTTCCGCTCACAGAGCGGAGTGAACTCATTCATGGCCGACGTCTCCTTTGTAAATCAATTCTTTCCAGGCGGATTGCTGGTACGTTTCCAGATTGTTCAGGGTAAAGGAGACCGTCCCCCGCATTTTGGCGTCGAAATCATCCGCTGTTTTCTGTTCTTCCTCCATTTCCTCCTCCGTCAGAAATACCTCCCGCAGCAAAACGGACTGCTTCCGTATTTCAGCCAGCAGCCGCTTCATTTCCGTAATCTGAAACGCTTGCCGAAATAGGTCCGCAGTCCGTTTGCGCAGTTCCTCCGTATAAAGCTCACAGCCATCGTGAAAATTTTCCCTGATTCTCATATGCTCCCTCCCGTCGTTTCCGTAACCGGGGGCTCCCCTTTGCGGACCGGCCGCGTTTCATCGGAACACCCCGGGAAAATCCAGATTTGCCTGATGAAAATCCTCCGGCTTTCCAATATCGATCCAATATTCCCGAATCGGGAAAATGCAGACCGGTTCCTTGTTTTTCAGCATATTTTCCAGCAGACGGTTCATGTCAAAATAGGCATTCGGAATGCCGCTCAAAACCTCGGGGTTCAGCACATAAATCCCCGCGTTGATAAAGCTGGCGTAAACGGGTTTTTCGTCAAACCCGATCAGCCTGTCTTTATTGACTTTCACCACCCCGTACGGGACCTGAAAATCGTAGGTCGCCACGGCGACGGTCGCCCGCGCCCGACGGCTCAGGTGAAAATCGAGCAGCTGCTCAAAGCTCAGCTTTGTCAGGATATCCCCGTTGACGACAAGCACCGGCCGGTCTGTTTTTACCGGAAACAGGCTCAAAGAGCCCGCCGTCCCCATCACGTCCTTTTCCATAATATACCGGATCTCCGCGCCCCATTTGGAACCGTCGCCGAAATAATCCCGGATCTGTTCCGACAGGTAGTTGACCGAAAGGCAGAACTGATAAAATCCCTGCTTGATAAACTGGTTTAAAATGGTTTCCAGCACGGGTTTGCCGCCGATTTTCAGCATCGGTTTCGGGCAGCAGTCCGTCAGAGGGCCGAGCCGTTTCCCCTCTCCCCCCGCCATGATCACGACCCAGTTCTCGTTTCTGGACAATTGAATTAGGTCGTCGATCCACTCGACCCCCACTACCCGGCCCGCGCCGTCCACTACGGGAAGATGCCGGAGCTTATTGACTTTCAGAATATTCAGGATGCTCGTTTGATCCTTCATTTCGGGAATCGTAACCGGATGGGGGTTCATAATGTCTTCCACCGGGCAGCTCAGCGGAATACCCCTCAGGATGCCCCGGCGGATGTCCCCGTCCGTAACCGTACCCAGCAATTTTCCGTCCCGGTCCGTTACCACGGCGATCTGCCGGGAGCTCGCATCGATGATTTCAATGGCCTTCTGAATTTTTGTATCCGGTGATATTCGTATTTTTTCCCAGTCGTTCATGGCGTGCCCCTGTCCGTGCAGTATTTTTAATAAACGGTTGTTCATTATATGCCGGAATCTCTGTTTCCATTATATTTTTCGGGGCATTTTTGGTGACAGGGCCTGTCGTCGGATCTTCCTCCGCCTTACATCCTGCTGACATAGTCGTACAGCTCTTTGAACTCCTCCTGAAAGAAATAGCACGCCAGTATTTCCAGAAGATTGAAGTCGTCCTCGCAGTCAAGGTCCAGCACCGCGGTGTCCCGCATCAGGAAAACATCGAATTTTCCGTCAAGGGGGGACAGCTTCAGCCTGCTGTACAGGCTGTTTCGCCGGTAGCAGTAGATGGACGCGTTCATGTCGTAGACCTTCGGCGCCTGCTGCCGCGCCGTAAAGCCGCCGTCCAGCACCTTCCTCATTTCCCCCTCCCTTTGTTCCACCATATTGAAATAGGGGTTTCTTCTGGAGGGGACCACGGAGAAAACAACATCCGTATCCGGATTTCTCACGGCTTTCTCCAGCGCGGATTCGATGTCCGCGGTCTTGCGGAAGGGCGACGTGATATCCAGATCGACGACATAATCGTACTGTCTTCCGGATTCCTGCTCCATCTCGTGAAGCGAGTACCGGATGGCCGGAAGCTTGGGCGACACATCCAGGGCAAGCTCCTCCGGCCTTTTGATGCAGATTGGGCCGTAAGGTTCGGCCATTTTCAAAAGCTGGTCGCTGTCGCTGCTGACACAGACGTCCACCGTATCAAAACGGTGCTTTCTCTTAAAAAGACAGGCCGCCGCTATGGAATAATCGATCAGCGGTTTCCCGAAAAAGAGCCGCATGTTTTTATTTGGAATTCCTTTGGAACCGGCTCTGCCGCAGATCGTAATCAGAATGTTCATGGGACCTCCTTTCCCAAAGCAATATTTAAAATTGCCTGACAGCGGCGAAGATTGCTGTACGGAATTCTGTCGCAAATATGATCGATAAAAAAGCGCATTTCCCTGAGATAGCTTTCATTTTCCTCTTCCTCAAAGCGGAGCCGTTCCCTGCCGTCCGTAAACGAGACGGTGTTCGCCAAAAGATCGCCGGTAATGGTGCCGGTTTCGGTAAAAAGCTCTATTTCGCGCCTCGGCACCCTGCCGAAATAGTCCAGATGCACCTCGACCGCTTTATCCGGGTACCGGGCAAGGTAGACCGCCAGGTCCCCGCTATTGATTTCAAGGCGCGAATATTTCCCCAAAACACTGGAAACCGTTTGCGGAAAGCCAAACAGGGCGACCAGATAATCCCACTCATGAATCAGGTCCAGCGCGACGCCGCCGCCCAGCTCCTTTTTTGCGCTGTACACCAGCCGGTAGTCGGTGCCCGGCCGCCAGTCCGGCAGATAGCTGGAACAGATGACCCGGACGCTGTAAACCTGTTCTCCGGGTAAAATTTCCCCAAGCTTTTGAATCACGGGCGAAAACCGCAGCGGCCCCGCGACATAATACACGCCCTGGGGGTTCAGGTGCAGGGCTTCCAGCCGGTAATCCCCGCCGTCAAACAGCGGCTTCTCAATGAACAGATGCTTTGCTCTGCCCGCCATTGCCCGGATTGCGGCATAATGCAGGCTGGTGGGGTTGGTGATGAAGGCGATGTCATAATCGCTGTCGAGCTCCTCTTCCCCAAAAAGCTGTCCGGCGAGAAGCGCTTCCGTTTCCCGGTCCAGCGCCGCGCCGGTTTTTCTCAGCGCGTAGATTTCCAGCGGGAGGTTCCGCCCGCGGGCAACGGCGGTCAAATTCCAGAGGTGCCGTTTTCCTATGGAACCCAGCCCGCAGAAGCAGACCTTCAAGGCCCTGTCCCCTCGATTCTGTCGATCAGCCGCAGGGTTTTCCGGTCCTCCTCAAAGGTATACCGTTCCCTGTTTTTTCCGCCGGTTATTTTATCGACAAATACCCTGAGCTCCTTCAGATAAGCGTTTTCCGTGATCGTCTCCGCATACTTTTCATCCCTGAGCACGCTGGAGCAGGTCTCTATTTTCTCCGTCCTTTTTTCCTCTATATTATATTGATACAGGCTATCCGGCGTTCCGTCCCAGGTAAGGTGCAGCTTTTCCGAATAGACCAGAAGGTTCCGTTCCGCTTTTCTGGAGACGACATCCACGATCCAGATGCCCTTGTTCCCGTTTCGATGTTCCAGCACAACAAAATAATTATCGGGGTACCCGAGCTCCAGCGAGGAGAGATGGTCTTTGAAAACCGTAACCCGCCTTATCTTCCCAAAGGTATGCAGAATCCACGGCAGTTCAATCGCAAAAATCTCCCGGCAGGCGCTGGTTCGCGGGTCGCTCACGAAAAAATCGCGGTAGTTTTCCCACGGATGCCAATCCGGCAGGTACTGGCCGACATGGTACCGGTAATTCACCCTTTCCGGCTGCTTCAGAACACAGTCCCTGATCTTTTCGATCTCCCCCCGGTAAAGCAGGGTGGAGGATAAAAACAGTTTGACCCGGTGCTCTTTTGCGGCCTGCAAAATCTCCTCATACCGGTCCGAAAGCAAATTGATTTCACTGAAAATGTGCAGTCCCTTTTTCACGCAGTCCAGAATGACGGCGCTGTGGCCGGCCGGGGGAGTGCAGATTAGAGCGGCGTACGGCTTTTCCCGTTCGGCCGCCGTGGAAGCGTCCGCGTAAACGGGAATGCCGAAAAGCGCCTGGGCCTGGGCTCTTCTCTCTTCCCGGATGTCGGCCCCGCATACCGTGATGCCGTCAAAGTGGTTTAAGAGCAGTCCAATCCTCCTTCTGCCCATGGAGCCCAGACCAATCACCAGAAGCTTCATCGCAAATTTCCTTTC
Proteins encoded in this region:
- a CDS encoding tetratricopeptide repeat protein, which gives rise to MNSLNDLQRKLGLFLKEPENPRLLNGIGVLLYQMEDWENAGRYLKKAYELDPSDQDILYNYAALLGTRFRWKEAAAVYGAYLALCPHDEEAIEKMGDSFYQLGEYDSAARTYKLLRETRKGAS
- a CDS encoding motility associated factor glycosyltransferase family protein, with amino-acid sequence MTIAPKDKTRETYEKNLRLLAPWIQDSLAKIEEEELWRKIEVRYNGEGLPVCRYHQGEKSFRITGARPAEEAQQWYASLRERETGCIFLYGSGFGYPLFEVFAQKRPNTLVILFEEDLCLFKAMLYYFDLTPIIETRKIMIFIGDSGHFARAFDQLFLSIVFYSCTYPTPAFTLAARRNFREQYLKIHRYVYARLSLFTFYTGNDHMDNLIGFCNLLGNAGEVLRNPYLSCLKDRYKNVPAFIVANGPSLDKNMKQLKKIRGKGLVISVESAIVPLMKNHIEPDILTIIERTPETYTYHFENRDYPKDMALICLALVDQRVFPSFPGPRIPVFRKGEALNDWFNRHLGDESALEAGANVSHLALELAAYLGANPVVFVGQDFAYGPGGATHSRGAAYNEEKGKKAKEILQAMPVVYVEGNNGRKLPSNWLWSDFKLGLEMKIAAHPEIRFLNATEGGAKIEGTACEKLSQVIQEYCTQPIPCRMNEFILENKEKLSLPERRERLAQFITAVETYAGLYRNLVGEAVGARLDCKRMVRLNEGEDSEKYRALLDRTYRKNWERYQLFLSDAMYRCFLQQVFFVYYYLMNRLGPPDTPEKITEVFKLQYNFFSHLQVVCQSVSVHLENAVEELNRVLDELENETEGAENEQPE
- a CDS encoding nucleotidyltransferase family protein, with protein sequence MNDWEKIRISPDTKIQKAIEIIDASSRQIAVVTDRDGKLLGTVTDGDIRRGILRGIPLSCPVEDIMNPHPVTIPEMKDQTSILNILKVNKLRHLPVVDGAGRVVGVEWIDDLIQLSRNENWVVIMAGGEGKRLGPLTDCCPKPMLKIGGKPVLETILNQFIKQGFYQFCLSVNYLSEQIRDYFGDGSKWGAEIRYIMEKDVMGTAGSLSLFPVKTDRPVLVVNGDILTKLSFEQLLDFHLSRRARATVAVATYDFQVPYGVVKVNKDRLIGFDEKPVYASFINAGIYVLNPEVLSGIPNAYFDMNRLLENMLKNKEPVCIFPIREYWIDIGKPEDFHQANLDFPGVFR
- a CDS encoding acylneuraminate cytidylyltransferase family protein is translated as MNILITICGRAGSKGIPNKNMRLFFGKPLIDYSIAAACLFKRKHRFDTVDVCVSSDSDQLLKMAEPYGPICIKRPEELALDVSPKLPAIRYSLHEMEQESGRQYDYVVDLDITSPFRKTADIESALEKAVRNPDTDVVFSVVPSRRNPYFNMVEQREGEMRKVLDGGFTARQQAPKVYDMNASIYCYRRNSLYSRLKLSPLDGKFDVFLMRDTAVLDLDCEDDFNLLEILACYFFQEEFKELYDYVSRM
- a CDS encoding Gfo/Idh/MocA family protein gives rise to the protein MKVCFCGLGSIGKRHLWNLTAVARGRNLPLEIYALRKTGAALDRETEALLAGQLFGEEELDSDYDIAFITNPTSLHYAAIRAMAGRAKHLFIEKPLFDGGDYRLEALHLNPQGVYYVAGPLRFSPVIQKLGEILPGEQVYSVRVICSSYLPDWRPGTDYRLVYSAKKELGGGVALDLIHEWDYLVALFGFPQTVSSVLGKYSRLEINSGDLAVYLARYPDKAVEVHLDYFGRVPRREIELFTETGTITGDLLANTVSFTDGRERLRFEEEENESYLREMRFFIDHICDRIPYSNLRRCQAILNIALGKEVP
- a CDS encoding Gfo/Idh/MocA family protein, which codes for MSFRRERILRPYSERKFAMKLLVIGLGSMGRRRIGLLLNHFDGITVCGADIREERRAQAQALFGIPVYADASTAAEREKPYAALICTPPAGHSAVILDCVKKGLHIFSEINLLSDRYEEILQAAKEHRVKLFLSSTLLYRGEIEKIRDCVLKQPERVNYRYHVGQYLPDWHPWENYRDFFVSDPRTSACREIFAIELPWILHTFGKIRRVTVFKDHLSSLELGYPDNYFVVLEHRNGNKGIWIVDVVSRKAERNLLVYSEKLHLTWDGTPDSLYQYNIEEKRTEKIETCSSVLRDEKYAETITENAYLKELRVFVDKITGGKNRERYTFEEDRKTLRLIDRIEGTGP